From the Deinococcus ruber genome, one window contains:
- a CDS encoding DUF6896 domain-containing protein, whose amino-acid sequence MIALPQVIRRYQDLIQEAISRIEQAYGAATIQAVLDGEMPASAELSTISFWFHGVGCTAEFDGYHLNWDWSKDNRTDEFEAWKIWRLTREHSDEFGHWSDLQQLRTGFQELAMQGVIESVPGSSVLFHFVEGH is encoded by the coding sequence GTGATCGCTTTACCTCAAGTGATTCGAAGGTACCAGGACCTGATTCAAGAGGCAATTTCTCGAATAGAGCAGGCTTACGGGGCAGCAACTATACAGGCAGTCCTCGACGGTGAAATGCCTGCCTCTGCAGAGCTGTCCACGATTTCGTTTTGGTTTCACGGCGTAGGATGCACCGCAGAATTCGATGGCTACCATCTGAATTGGGATTGGAGCAAGGACAACCGCACCGATGAGTTCGAAGCGTGGAAAATATGGCGGTTGACCCGGGAGCATTCTGACGAGTTCGGCCATTGGTCCGATTTGCAGCAACTTCGTACTGGATTCCAAGAACTGGCAATGCAGGGCGTCATTGAGAGCGTCCCTGGATCTTCAGTGCTCTTCCACTTTGTGGAAGGACATTGA